The following are encoded together in the Methylorubrum sp. B1-46 genome:
- the pyrH gene encoding UMP kinase: MPETTPYRRVLVKLSGEALAAPDGYWLHPPMLAGLAEDIAATVARGVQIAVVVGGGNLIRGARISQAGWIDRATGDSLGMMATVMNSLAIETALNAAGVQARTMSAVSMPTICETYARQPALHHLDKGQVVVLAGGTGNPYFTTDTAAVLRAAELRCDAVLKATQVDGVYSADPKRDPDAVRYDRITHDEAIARDLKVMDTAAFALARESRLTIVVGSVHAPSSINAILTGASVSTRVVP; this comes from the coding sequence ATGCCGGAGACGACGCCCTACCGCCGAGTCCTCGTGAAGCTGTCCGGCGAGGCGCTCGCCGCCCCCGACGGCTACTGGCTCCATCCGCCGATGCTCGCGGGTCTGGCCGAGGACATCGCCGCCACGGTCGCGCGCGGGGTCCAGATCGCGGTGGTGGTCGGCGGCGGCAACCTGATCCGCGGCGCGCGCATCTCTCAAGCCGGCTGGATCGACCGGGCGACCGGCGACTCGCTCGGCATGATGGCGACCGTGATGAACTCGCTGGCGATCGAGACCGCGCTCAACGCCGCGGGCGTGCAGGCGCGGACCATGTCGGCGGTGTCGATGCCGACGATCTGCGAGACCTATGCCCGCCAGCCGGCGCTGCACCACCTCGACAAGGGCCAAGTGGTCGTGCTCGCGGGCGGCACCGGCAATCCCTACTTCACCACCGATACGGCGGCGGTGCTGCGCGCGGCGGAGCTGCGCTGCGACGCCGTACTGAAGGCGACCCAGGTGGACGGCGTCTACTCGGCGGACCCGAAGCGCGATCCGGACGCCGTCCGCTACGATCGCATCACCCACGACGAGGCCATCGCCCGCGATCTCAAGGTGATGGACACCGCGGCCTTCGCGCTCGCCCGCGAGAGCCGGCTCACCATCGTGGTGGGCTCGGTGCATGCGCCCAGTTCGATCAACGCGATCCTGACGGGTGCCTCGGTCTCGACCCGCGTGGTGCCGTAG
- the ppa gene encoding inorganic diphosphatase has translation MDINAISIGKNPPEDVNVIIEVPLGGEPIKYEMDKDAGTLVVDRFLYTPMFYPGNYGFIPHTRSGDGDPCDVLVANTRAIIPGAIISVRPVGVLVMEDDGGEDEKIIAVPSRKLTQRYNRIDNYTDLPEITVSQIQHFFEHYKDLEPGKWVKVVRWGDKAEAQRLILEGIEREKAQKTKAG, from the coding sequence ATGGATATCAACGCCATCTCGATCGGCAAGAATCCGCCGGAAGACGTCAACGTCATCATCGAGGTTCCGCTCGGCGGCGAGCCGATCAAGTACGAGATGGACAAGGATGCCGGCACGCTCGTCGTCGACCGGTTCCTCTACACGCCGATGTTCTATCCGGGGAATTACGGCTTCATTCCCCACACCCGCTCGGGCGACGGCGATCCCTGCGACGTGCTGGTGGCCAACACCCGCGCGATCATTCCGGGCGCGATCATCTCGGTGCGCCCGGTGGGCGTGCTGGTGATGGAGGATGACGGCGGCGAGGACGAGAAGATCATCGCCGTGCCCTCGCGCAAGCTGACCCAGCGCTACAACCGGATCGACAACTACACCGATCTGCCCGAAATCACGGTCAGCCAGATCCAGCACTTCTTCGAGCACTACAAGGATCTCGAGCCCGGCAAATGGGTGAAGGTCGTACGCTGGGGCGACAAGGCGGAGGCCCAGCGCCTCATCCTCGAAGGCATCGAGCGCGAGAAGGCCCAGAAGACCAAGGCCGGCTGA
- a CDS encoding GNAT family N-acetyltransferase codes for MTTNTVSLRCARPADAAGLSAVFDAAWREAYQGIIPGIALERFLARRGPETWRGMIGGRGLVVAAFGEQIAGYAAYGRARDRSLRADGEITELYIAPEFQGLGLGTRLFRAVRNDLIDRGLTRIGVWALADNPRACRFYASLGGVAGPEAVEHLSGIGLPKIGYLFA; via the coding sequence ATGACGACGAACACGGTGAGCCTGCGCTGTGCCCGCCCTGCGGATGCCGCCGGCCTCTCGGCGGTGTTCGATGCCGCGTGGCGCGAGGCCTATCAGGGGATCATCCCAGGGATCGCCCTGGAGCGCTTCCTCGCCCGCCGCGGGCCCGAGACGTGGCGCGGCATGATCGGCGGCCGGGGTCTCGTCGTCGCCGCCTTCGGCGAGCAGATCGCGGGGTACGCCGCCTACGGTCGGGCGCGCGATCGCAGCCTGCGGGCCGACGGCGAGATCACCGAACTCTACATCGCCCCGGAATTCCAGGGCCTGGGGCTCGGCACCCGCCTGTTCCGGGCGGTGCGCAACGACCTGATCGACCGCGGCCTCACCCGCATCGGCGTCTGGGCGTTGGCCGACAATCCCCGCGCCTGCCGCTTCTACGCATCCCTGGGCGGCGTCGCCGGCCCGGAGGCGGTCGAGCACCTCTCCGGCATCGGCCTACCGAAAATCGGCTACCTGTTCGCCTGA